From Cydia splendana unplaced genomic scaffold, ilCydSple1.2 scaffold_57_ctg1, whole genome shotgun sequence, one genomic window encodes:
- the LOC134805739 gene encoding uncharacterized protein K02A2.6-like, which produces MAVGKIAPFDMDKDCWDLYVERLEQYFIANTVSESVKVATLITVVGRDAYELMVNLCTPARPATKTFDQLKAIMKSHLQPKPSVLAERFKFRQRRQASDESIAEYVAALKKMSMTCNFGADSLQDNLRDQFVCGLSKDVIRQRLFAESRATFEKAFKLAVTIDSAETESAVMEKRVDNHGGSTGVYQVASSWGRGSYGNGEAAGGRKVTGATRGGAGTGRGASGRGGRRGPGATGAGRGRGAHGSAAGCKTCGGSHDSNTCKFKAYVCRVCNRDGHLKRMCPRLREEQLFALYDGGADGQVAYDDSEGSDEVVTYNYSIAFKDFSAYPPYVLSMKVNKRNIDMEIDTGICISCISYDCYIRTLGNFKLQPSDVSMRYYTGERVIPVGKLCLNVQYGQVNKELDLYVIKRGMTSLLGRQWIHELGVTLPISVPCNKLDRENIGQKFDKNVFSSRFKEVFEDGLGRFTGGKVGFALREGARPVFLRARPLPYALREPVERALDQLVRDGIITPVPTSDWATVVVPVMKKDGTIRLCGDFKLTLNKCLQVDHFPVPRVDDLLTKLHKGDTFSKIDLSQAYAQFEL; this is translated from the coding sequence ATGGCAGTCGGAAAGATAGCCCCTTTCGATATGGACAAAGATTGTTGGGACTTATACGTGGAGCGTTTGGAACAATATTTTATAGCGAATACAGTGAGTGAATCGGTTAAAGTGGCTACCTTAATTACGGTGGTAGGCAGGGACGCGTATGAACTTATGGTTAATTTGTGTACGCCGGCCCGCCCGGCAACAAAGACTTTTGATCAGTTGAAGGCCATCATGAAATCGCACTTGCAACCTAAACCGAGTGTATTAGCAGAAAGGTTCAAATTCCGACAACGACGCCAAGCAAGTGATGAGAGCATAGCGGAGTATGTCGCGGCGTTGAAGAAAATGTCAATGACTTGCAActttggcgcggactcattgcAAGACAATTTAAGGGACCAATTTGTTTGCGGTTTATCGAAGGATGTTATACGACAGCGACTATTCGCGGAGTCGCGCGCGACGTTCGAGAAAGCATTCAAATTAGCCGTAACGATAGATTCGGCCGAGACGGAATCGGCGGTTATGGAAAAGCGAGTAGACAACCATGGAGGAAGTACGGGTGTCTACCAGGTGGCCTCGAGCTGGGGGCGAGGGAGCTACGGTAACGGTGAAGCCGCCGGGGGACGGAAGGTCACGGGGGCTACGCGAGGCGGGGCAGGCACCGGGCGCGGCGCGAGCGGCCGCGGCGGACGACGCGGGCCGGGCGCCACGGGCGCCGGCCGTGGGCGCGGCGCGCACGGCAGCGCTGCTGGCTGCAAGACGTGCGGCGGCAGTCATGACTCCAACACGTGCAAATTTAAGGCGTACGTGTGTCGGGTGTGCAACCGAGATGGACATCTGAAGAGGATGTGTCCGAGACTACGCGAGGAACAGTTGTTCGCGTTGTATGACGGAGGCGCGGACGGGCAGGTGGCGTATGACGACAGCGAGGGAAGTGACGAGGTAGTTACCTATAACTATTCTATTGCTTTTAAGGACTTTAGTGCGTATCCGCCATATGTATTATCAATGAAGGTTAACAAAAGAAACATAGATATGGAAATTGATACAGGTATCTGTATTTCTTGCATTAGTTATGATTGTTACATAAGAACTTTAGGGAATTTTAAATTACAGCCGAGTGATGTCTCAATGCGATATTATACCGGGGAAAGGGTAATACCCGTAGGTAAATTATGCTTGAATGTACAATATGgtcaagtaaacaaagaatTAGATCTGTATGTAATTAAAAGGGGCATGACGAGTTTGTTAGGTCGACAATGGATTCATGAACTCGGGGTAACTTTGCCCATTTCAGTGCCATGTAACAAATTGGACAGGGAAAATATTGGTCAAAAATTTGATAAAAATGTGTTCAGTTCCAGGTTTAAAGAAGTTTTTGAAGACGGTTTGGGGCGGTTCACGGGCGGCAAGGTCGGGTTCGCGCTGCGCGAGGGGGCGCGTCCGGTGTTCCTGCGCGCGCGCCCGCTGCCGTACGCGCTGCGCGAGCCGGTGGAGCGCGCGCTCGATCAGCTGGTGCGCGACGGCATCATCACGCCCGTGCCCACCTCCGACTGGGCCACTGTAGTCGTACCGGTAATGAAAAAAGATGGGACTATTCGTTTGTGTGGGGATTTCAAATTGAcactaaataaatgtttacaaGTGGATCATTTTCCAGTACCTCGAGTAGATGATTTGTTGACAAAATTGCATAAGGGGGATACATTTTCGAAAATTGACTTATCGCAAGCGTACGCGCAATTCGAATTATAG